In a genomic window of Occallatibacter riparius:
- a CDS encoding sigma-70 family RNA polymerase sigma factor — protein MESNVERRTEAEMITAILAGDTQLFHELIRPHERAVYMMALSYMKNEADAEDVAQEAIVRAFRHLSSFRSESRFSTWLISITLNEARGRLRRQTTVRMESLDTSVAEDSPVSPALLRDWREIPSEAVERSEVRVLLQKAIQSLPDIYREVFFLRDVEELSINETAETLKISVPAVKVRLHRARMMLQKQLAPRLKTVNPAPKRRWLPWS, from the coding sequence ATGGAGTCCAACGTCGAACGCAGGACAGAAGCCGAGATGATAACGGCCATACTCGCGGGCGATACCCAGCTCTTTCACGAGTTGATTCGCCCTCACGAACGGGCTGTCTACATGATGGCTTTGTCATACATGAAGAACGAGGCCGATGCGGAAGACGTCGCTCAGGAAGCGATTGTCCGCGCTTTCCGCCACCTCTCGTCCTTCCGCTCCGAGTCTCGTTTCAGCACCTGGCTAATCAGCATCACACTAAATGAGGCACGCGGCAGGTTGCGGCGGCAAACGACGGTTCGAATGGAATCCCTTGATACGTCTGTCGCCGAAGATTCGCCCGTCTCGCCTGCTCTCCTCCGGGACTGGCGCGAGATTCCCTCGGAGGCGGTCGAACGTTCCGAGGTGCGAGTATTGCTTCAGAAAGCAATTCAGAGTCTCCCCGATATTTATCGAGAGGTATTCTTCCTGCGAGATGTGGAGGAGCTCAGCATCAACGAGACCGCCGAGACATTAAAGATAAGCGTACCGGCCGTGAAGGTCCGACTGCATCGGGCCCGCATGATGCTACAAAAGCAGCTGGCACCACGACTAAAGACAGTGAACCCAGCGCCGAAAAGGAGGTGGCTGCCTTGGTCATAG
- a CDS encoding DoxX family protein: MQSPMLLAVRLYWGFQFAQTGWGKLHDLPKIIGFFASLNIPFPAFNAHFVSGLEFVGGILLMLGLFSRPIALLLAGNMLVAYWTADREALTSVFSDPGKFYIADPYTFLFASLMVLIFGAGFFAVDTFITKQLGATS; the protein is encoded by the coding sequence TTGCAGTCTCCGATGCTGCTGGCTGTCCGCTTGTATTGGGGGTTCCAATTCGCCCAGACAGGTTGGGGCAAACTCCACGACTTGCCCAAAATCATCGGGTTCTTTGCGAGCCTGAACATACCGTTTCCGGCCTTCAACGCACACTTCGTGTCAGGCCTGGAGTTTGTTGGCGGCATTTTGCTGATGCTGGGTCTGTTCTCCCGCCCCATCGCACTTCTTCTGGCCGGCAACATGTTGGTTGCATACTGGACTGCAGACCGTGAGGCTCTGACGTCTGTTTTTTCCGATCCGGGGAAGTTTTACATCGCCGATCCTTATACGTTTCTGTTCGCTTCGCTGATGGTTTTGATCTTCGGAGCCGGATTCTTCGCGGTGGATACGTTCATCACCAAACAACTGGGAGCCACCTCCTAA
- a CDS encoding anti-sigma factor family protein, producing the protein MVIECKHVWEHISGYLDGTLSDETREVVQKHLDHCEICSAILDSTRNIIILTADDHVFELPVGFSERLHARIDLEFPAR; encoded by the coding sequence TTGGTCATAGAATGCAAACACGTTTGGGAGCACATCTCCGGATATCTCGATGGGACCTTGTCCGATGAGACGCGAGAGGTGGTGCAGAAGCATCTGGACCACTGTGAGATATGCTCGGCGATTCTCGACTCGACGCGGAACATCATCATCCTCACCGCCGACGATCACGTCTTCGAGTTGCCCGTCGGTTTCAGCGAGCGACTGCATGCGCGTATCGATCTGGAGTTTCCCGCCCGCTGA